The DNA window AGACAAAGGAATTAGTAGAAGGGTGTGGGGCTGACGCCTTGCAATCCTTTGCAGAATGGCGCTTGCTTTGTGGCCACCGCAAACTCGATAGTGGCCAATTTGCCCGtgaatcatcttcttttagCACACTAGAGAGCCACGCAATGTTGATGATAGCCAATGATAAGGCCATCTACCCGAGCGAGGTGGACTTTGTCGTCTCCGATCAGCCGATCCGACAGCGGAGGAGAAAACAATCGAAAACCGGCCAGGCAAGCAAGGCACGTAGCAGACCTTCAATGTCTCCAATGGGAGCCTTTAAGGAGCCACTCATGCACTATCTGTCCGTGTAACCATTCGAAGGACAAGGGCGGCACTGACGTTTAGAACAAAGATGCCGTATCCTGCACACTTGATTTAACTCTCCGGACGAGAAAGGGGAATGAGAGCATCGAATGGCTCTGATTCCGCATTGCTTGTCTGTGGGATCAAACAAAGACCCAAGTGTTGGCGTTGTCAAAGTATACATTTAGAGCTTTTTCGGATCGGCCCGTTGCCAAAGACGCCGCGTTAATGTACAAAATGGTCCCTTTGGCGAGGCAATGGACGAAGCAGATTTGCCAGGAACATGGGAATGGATATTCTTTAACGGAGCGTCCAGAAACATGGCCCAAGCGAAAGTCGTCTCGTCCATTAAACTCCCCTTGGACTCTGACAGGGAGGCCAAACCAAGGTAGGTAACGGGTCAAAGATCAGATAGATCTCTGTGAGAGGTGAGAGGTCGTAACGGCGATTCCGCAGCTTCACATCTCGATACGACCAAGGGCGAATCTGAACATGTCCTCCAAAATCTAAACTGAGCAGCTCCTGTGCTATCAATTGCCAGCCACAACAGAGCACGAAAAGCCAGAAAATGTCTTGCATTGTTGGCGTTAcccatctttggcagcttgtACCTGTAAGTCAAAGCCAGAGGATGGGTGACACAAGTTTGGGGGCCGCCTAGGCCTCAGCGTTGTCGTCCTTTTGGGGGTGGAGGTAAAAGTAGATGCTCGGAAACTCatgttgccgccgccgctgctgctgctgccgctgctgcattgCGCATTGGAGGCGAACACGAGGGAGTCGGCCATGGTCCGAATCCTAGGGCCCCATGTCTTTGCGATGTCCGTCCTTGCTGGCCGCCTATAAGGGACCGGCGAGTCCAGGCCAGGGCCAGGCGAGAGGGCGTGACGAAAGCTGAGAGGAGCTGAGAGGGCGCCAGGGTCCAGCCGTTGAGGCTTTTGTCTCACGCTCGGACGTGGCttctgctggagctgccgcGGCAACTTGCCTACATCCTCATCGACCATCCATTGGCCATCCATTGGCCATCCGCAGGTGCTGATTCGCCCACTGCTTCGACTTGTTGTCTCCATCACGCTCACCTCGAGATGTGCTGCATCTCAACCGGTGTGCAGGGGATCTGCAAAGGCGTTAACAGGGCGCTCAAAATAGCATTCAGAGACATACTCGTAGAGCGCAGCGCTCTCCACGAACCCGGGAGGTGGATTTGCAGACAATGCTTTGGCGGTTTCTGGCCTCGCCGGCTGCGAGCGCCACGTCTGGGTGGAAGTTGAGGGAGGCTGTATGTCGTTGCATCGTGTCCGTTTATTGGCTACTTGATCTCGGGCTACGGCTCCCTTGGACACGGAGCCGCATGCTATGGGCTCTTCTCGCCTGTAGCTCGCTCCGAAAGCTCCCTGGAACGGGGCCCTGGGGGAGCTGAGATAGCGCCTGTGGAGGTTTGTTCGCAGCGCTTTTACAGGGCCTATGGGGCCTATCGCGtctggagaagaggggcgGTTCGCTGATCATGGGCATGGATTCTGCCAAGGGCTCACCGAGATTGGCATGGAAGTACTCGATACGCGGGCAGCGGCAGATGACGAcactgctgctgcaccaGGGCGTTGCGACTCTTGCAGAGATGCAGAGGTATCGTGTATGCCACCTCACGCTCCATGCAACGTATCTAGGTATACCAATACAGTTGAAAGTAGTGCCTGACACTGCTCGTACAAGCTGGATCTTTATCTTATTACGGGCTTATGTAATGGAGCGTATGTACATACTACTCGCTTGTACCTCTCTCTCACCACATCCTCTGCTCAAACAACTTGAACCTAACCTACATGCTACCCATAGCAGCTGCACTTGAAACTACCTACGTGtagggcgatgatgatgataacGGCACTCGATCAAATACGCCCATTCCAAACACCAAATATCATTTGCCGTAGTCGCATCGGCCGTTTCAAAGCACACTCCTCTTCGCAGGGGCGTCGGTCGAGGAAACTGGGATAGAAGCCGGGAAGCCTCACTCCCTCATCGCCAGTCGCGCGCCACAGGCCTCATCAGAAAGGGGGGAGGCTAGCAATGCCATCATCCATCCTCCACGCTGCCGTGGTCGCACGCAAACTCGTCGGCCGACATTATCAACGCTACGCCCAGCCTACGGCTTAGATCAGATCCATGGCGAGGGCCTCTGGTGGCTGTAAGTGAGACACTCTGTCGTATTACTTGCTAGCATCGTGCCACCAACCAGTTTCTTCCCATCTAGTTACCCGGATGCGCTCCGGACGGCGCATGATTGTGTGCCAGAGACACGCTGACGCACACATACGCAGCTGCTGAAGCGTTTCGACCCTCTGCTCTCTGCCActgcttcctctcctctcccgtCCTTGGCTCCTAGCGTAGGCAGGCCAGCAGAGAGAGGCACCTCGCCGACAGCCGGTGGCCAGTAGGAGTTGCGGTAGCGGaggattgctgctgcaaaggcCTTCTGCTCGGCCTTATCCAAAACGTCTCATCTATCCGTCTCGCGCTTACGGCTGATGCAATGCCCAGTGTCTACTTCTCGTGGCGGCTGCTACGTCAGTGCAGCATGGATTGCGGCGTTGGCCCTGCTCCTTTTCCCCTATGCCGGCTACGCACATGATGTGATGCAGCTCCCTCCAGCAAGGTGGTTGAGGTAGGCAACGTGGTTTGATGGGACAGGCTGCTTAATATGACTGACGTGTTTGCCTATTAGAGGTCATCCTTGCTAACTTTAATCCACAATTTTACGGCAAGCGCCGCTGGAGATACGAGTGAATAACTTCACTAGTTGTGGGAACGCGTGACTATGCAAATATCCAGCTTTTCAAACGCTGGGTTAATATTGTACCAAGTTGCGGCACGTCCGAGCTTGCCACACTGTTCCAGTTGAAATACTCTATCGATTACATATGGGGATGCTTACAATTGAGCGTATGGCCAAGTGGTCATAATGTGAGTTATGAGACCGAAATTTCACTTTTGCACATAGTAGACGTTATACACCTGCGGCCCATATGCCTACTTTTTTCCAAAACAATCATGAATATCTCCAACTTGGTTACCCCGTGTCTACTCTTTACCAAATCTAAACGCCTAAAAACTTCTTTTAATCTGTCTAGAAAGCTAGTCTGGCTTTGTTGACAAAGGTCACTCTGATGTCGAAGCCGGCTCAAATGAGGAAAGGAGGCAATGATATTGAATAGATAATTGCACGATCACATGCGAATTTCAAAAactcttttcccctttttgaAATCACTCTAACGCCGTAACTGCCAGGAGCTGTTTACGTTTGCCTCCACGCCCCTATTACTTTGAAGAGAATTACTATAGCAACTTGATCAGCCTTCCAGGAGATGTCCGAAAGTTTCAATTTCTTATACTATTCCACTTTTGTGCTACGCAAACTTCATATTCCGCCGTGTGTTCGTATCGACGGCTACTGTATCATAGATGCTCAAGTAGCTATTCACGTCCATTCTCTTTCAATCTCAGAGAAGGGGATACTTACGATGGCCTGAAAGGCTTCAGGATGCCGAGCAACTGCACGATCGCCATTTTGATAGTATTTTAGCATCGTTTTCAAGACGCTAAATTTGGCGGTATGTCATACATCACAGCCGTCTGTCCGAGATTGCTCCCCTTTCCTACATATACACCCAAGCAGAGATTCAAACAGGGCGATATTGTTGACCGATAATTCAGCTGCATGGTAGTGAgtgactgctgctgctggtaggCATATCGGTGGCAACCGTATGTGAATGGGTGTATTTCAGATAGTTGCCATCACTCATGCCGATCCAGTTCTCTAGGGAGGCTACGGTATCAGCTTCGGTTAGTATGCCAGTTGACAGCCAAGACAGTTCTGGAGCCCTTCGCGTCACTCAGACCCCTTGATTATCTCCTGATTACCATGCTGTTCGCTTCGCGTTACCGCTTTGGGCAGCTGAAGCTCATCGTTTCACCTGCCTAGCTGATGAGGCAAGTATTACGATGGCCGCCTCTTGGCTCGAGAGAGATGGGCGTCTCCGCTACCCACCGCTATTGGTGCTCATTAGGACACGCCTCCTTCCCTTCTCTCTACGCTTGTTCTCTAAGCTCCACTTCGCAATTGACTTGTTAGGCGATTATCTGGACCTTCGAAGTTAGGTGGTAGCACGCGGAAATTGACGGCAATCAGCTTCTTTCTTGCCGAGGGCAAAGATGGGTTAATCGATACTTTGAGCCACGGATACCAGATAAATGCACTGGAATACAAAAACCGAAGCTGTTGCCAAAAGATGGATGGGGCTCATCAGCTGGATACTGACACTCTAGTACCATCAAAAGGCTCCGAGACACACTGGCAGACGGATGTGTACATCGATGCGCGGAAGTCAGCAGATCCAGATTCGCTCTTTCTAGGATAACCGAAAAAGGCATCCAAGCAGCCTACGCCACTCCAGTGAAAGCATAGGCTACCCTCTGAGACTAAACAACTCTGTGCTACTCACGCAAGCAGCGGAGCGTGAATGACGCGCAGGTGTCGCAATACGTCGGGCAATCTCAACCGGTGTTTGCATATAGCAGATCGCCAGTGAAGGAACCTGAGCCGCTGCGGGATCGGACAGTTCCAGATTCTCTCTGATAGTTTCGGAAGTAAATGGGAATGCAGAGTGTTTGGACCCAGCTGCGGGCCCTGAAGTTGGCCACACCCCCATTAATGATGCCTACATGGATGAGGATATTTCAAACAAGGAGACCACTACATGTACGGATCTagacacagcagcagcttctggggGCTCAAACACCACCACATGTAAGAACTACACTTACACCCCTCATATCCAGATACCAAGGGAACTTGATCATGCGAATAGAGCATGAGAGGTTGGGAGTCGCCGTGATGTGTGTGGATACTTGGAATACGTGCCCGCCAACCTTGTTagatttacttttaaaaatgCTAATTGCATATAGACAACTCGTCAGAACTAAGAGGCTAAATCTACGAGCTTTTTTACAACCAAAGAAGGTGGAATAATGAAAGAAACGCCTTCAACCATTGCAGCTACGTTGCATCGACTGTCGGTTTGAGGGGGGGCAGGCCACTAATGAAGGAATAGAcgaggggaaaaaagaaacgctGCAGAATGTAGGACTTCATACGCTTCTACGGATGCTAGAACGGATGTGAACATCAACACAGGCGGACATGCCAAGTGATTGGTCCAAGCAAGCAGAGCCATCTGCTTTACAAAAAAACGCGGCACAGCACCGACAGGGGTCTCTGCAAGACGATAACTGCTCAGGACTGATTTCTATTAGACTTCTAGACCGGCGGTGGCGCATGCAGGTAGCCGGGCCTGCCTCCAGCAGGGGACTCATAGTATAAGCCGTTTCTGCCTGCGGAGGAAGCCGAAGTGATTGTGACTCTTGATCTCATCGCTTTCCGGGGTCTTATGAATGGATGGTGGCGGAGGACGTCCAATGACTATGACTCTAGTCAAAGCGGGTCTAGTCCGGCCTTGTGGCGCCTCCTCGCCTTGGCCGGCGGGGCTTTGATGGTTTCAACTCTGGGAGCTTATCCGGGGCCTGGAATCGAGTcatcgctgctggtgctggtgctatTTAAGCGGCTCGCAACCTGCGACTTGGTTTCTGCAAGCTTCCGGTAGCACAGACACGTTgttttgctgctggcatgcctaagaaaaggcagcatctCAAATCATTCAAGCCAACCCCGACGGCATCTCCGGCGCCTGGGGCCTCATCCAACGCAGCTGGTGAGTGTGAGCTGCAGCTCTCATGTGCCTTGTTCGTGCAGGGAGCTCTCCTGCCTGACGGAAGCTGACCGTTGCCGATCCATACGTGTAGGCAAGTCTTCTAGGAGCGTCAACGAGCTTCTGGCCAATTTGCGGCACGCCTCCCTTGGCCCAGAAGCTCCGCGACGACAACTACCCATAGTCACACCGTCTGTGCCGCCAGCCCTCAGGCAAATACTGCAGATCCCAGAGAGTCCACTCCCCGCACCcaggcggcagcagaggcagagggtTGACAACAATGGCCGCCGGCTCCCTGCCggcccccctcccccctcgaAGCTGGGTTACTGCCAGGAGCGGTGCTACGAGTCGTCAAGGCCAACTGCCGCGTTCGACGGTGAACCGGTGCGGTCTGGTTGATTCGACTTTGCCAGGCACTTACCTGCCAGCCTCCCGGAGTCTCATTGATATCGTCCTCAGGAGGATTGCTGCTGACTGGGACATCCATCGGGAGTTTAATCAGTACTATCTGTACGACATACCCTCACATCTCAAGTCGGCACTGATTCGGTGGATTGGGATTGCAAGCCCGGATGGCCTATCACTTGATGACTTGAAATTAATACTCATCCCTCCTGAAATCTATGAAGacggagagggcgaggatgatggctCTGAGTATCATACCGCGGTTAACGCCGAGGTGAATTATCTCGACTTATCGGGCGCTTTAGGTCGCTCCTTGTCCCTCAAAGAAGTCTCTGAGCTTCTGTATCCGTCCAAGAAACAAGAGGTCCTGGGTGAACCCCAAGAATCTTGGGATGAGAGCGAGGTTACCCCAAGTCCTCCGAgagtgctgctgccaaaTCTCACGCATCTATCGCTTGCTTTCGACCCACAGCTAGCCTCGGAAGCATCTtggaagcagctgctggccatgtcATCGAAGCTCACCACCATCACTCATTTGAGCCTTGCTTACTGGCCCGACCCATGTCTTACTCCGCGCGCGCGTCTCTCCACCGTGACTACACCACAAGGCCAGAGCGTCGCGTACGGAGGCACAAGCTATTACTCTCATTCCATCGATCACGATTGGAGCGAGGCTCTGCTAGTTCTTAGACTGCTGAGCAAGAATCTGTACGCACTGGAGTTTCTCGATCTCACGGGATGTGCGCCGTGGTTCAAGGCTCTAATGTTGCACTCGGAGCATGATTTTGTGGACTGGGTCGGGTCCTGGGGAAAAGTGACGCTGCTTCGAATATACACGGGGTGGACGCCTGGGGAAGATGCTCTTCCTTCTGAGTGGATTGCTTACCGCGAGGCTCTCGAGGTGGCTGCCAATGTGGAGAGACATATCCGGACTGCTCGAGCAGGGAAAGGTAGAATAATTACAGTGGAGAGGAACAGGCTGGATCAATAGACGACTTGGAGGACGGCATCTCCTAGATAGAGAATGTTATTGTACTATTCTTGCTCCTACCAGGTCGAGCTAGTCAAGGAAGTTGATAAGCGCTTTTGTCTATCGAGTAGAAAAAGGAGCAGGCCTTTGATAGCGCTCTCTTTCATATAAGCGTCGCCACCGATGCGCCTATTCTTCATCCATAGTCCCACGGCTATTTGCCTCCCACAGAGCTTTAAATTTGCCGCGGCCAGGGGACTGCAACAGCTCTCGTGGCGATCCAACCTCGACAACGCGGCCCTTATCCATGACCACGACGCGGTCGAAATCGAGAATTGTCGCGAGATGATGGGCAATGGAGATGACGGTGTGGTTCTTGAAACGCGTGTTGATGGTGGTGCGGACCATTTGCTCGGTTTCCTTGTCTAAACTGTCATTGATTATTACTGTATTAGCTAGATTCCAATGGTTTGAATAAGTGACCATGAGCGTAATAATACTTACCTGCTGCTAGCCTCGTCCAGGAGCACAACTTTGCCGCAATCTTTCTTCAAAACAGCTCTTGCGAGGAAAAACAACTGCTTCTGTCCATGGCTAAGCATATCCTCTGCAAATACGGCATCAAGGCCACCGCGCGCATCGATTGCGGCCCATAGGTTCACTGCTTGGAGAGCTCCAATGACGGCACTTTCGGGATATGAGGACGAAGGATCGATATTTTGGCGTATCGTTCCAGGGAGGACAAATTGGTCTTGGGCGACGGTGATGAGACGAGAGCGGATAACTTCTCGGGAGATTGTGTTCAAGGGGATGGAATCAATAGTGAGAGTGCCAGAAGAGGGGTCGAGTAGGCGGAGGAtggtgagaagaagagacgatTTCCCACTATTACGAAATGTATTTGGCATTAGTTGCAGAAACAGGGAGCCAATAAGTGGAATAAAAGAGGTGGAAGGCCAAACATACCTTCCTGTACGCCCACATACTCCAACCTTTTCGCCAGGCTTCAAGTCCAGGGTAACGCCCTCAAGAGCCTTGATATCACCATTCTCGCCATACGACGCTTCAAGGTCACGTATGACAACATGTCCTCTACTGGGCCAGTCGGCAGGCGGCTCTTGGTCCTCTCCCAAAAGACTCTCATTGGGAGTCTCCTCTGCAAACTGCTTAATGCGAGCAACAGCCCCGATGGAAGTCTCAATAGAAGTCCAGAATTGGATGAGCATGTTGAGCGTCTCGCTCATGGAAATGAGCTGAACTAGAGAAACGCCAGCGAGTCCAACTGATACAGAGCCGCGAAGCTTGACGGCAAAACCAACAACGAGGAGGGCGAGCGCCGTGGTGATGAGATCAAGGACGAGGACAAGCCAACGCTGGACCATGATGAGGAGGTAAAATGGCTGCTGAGATCGGTCGACTAATTGGTGgttcttcaagatggcttGCTTTTGCCATCCAAAGGCCCGGATGGTGGAAATCCCAGAGAGCGTCTCCATGAACTGCGTGTAGACGGGGGCTTTTTCTTCGAGATCGAGGAGACGGAGCTGTCGAGAGGTGCGGAGGTAGCCACGCTGGAGGAAGTAGTATAACGCGGCGAGAAAGGGGAAGCTGATGGCTACGTAGTAGGATGAAGCTGCGAGAAGGCCTGCTCGGGCGAGGACCCCGAAGAAGCCTGATTTATGGTGAGTTTAAGCGTATTGCCCGTAGACGTGTGTATAGTTGGGGGCTTTTACTAACTTGCTATTGTTATCACGAGGGCAAGTGGAAGGTTGTTGTCTAGAATGCCGATATCTTGGGAGAATCTAGTATGAGGTATGTGAGCATCCTGAAATTGTCAGAAAGTGAAAAGATTTATGTCGCCTACCTCGTAGTAATAGCTCCCAAGTCGGTTGTCGTGAAGAGCGACAATGGTGCGCTTGAAATGATGAGCTTTGGAAGATGTATCTCTGAGAAATGACCCTACCTAATGACTGCTGAGAGGAGCCTGTGGTGAAGAGATATCCCAGACTTTGCTGCGATGGCAACGAGGACGAACCTTTTGCCCGTTAGTCCTGggattctttcttcttcgaggaATATGTTGAcggttatatatatacataccaTATGAGCAAGGCAAACCAGAAGACGCCGACTATTTGCAAGACAGCGTAGACTCCGAGATATAAGCCTGATCGGTTATGCCCTTGAGCATTAGAATCCGACCAGAACTCTAGCCAAACAGCTGTTACATTTTTTTTCGTTAGCTATCAGCATCAAAAGATGGAGGAAAACCCCCCACGTTATGATTCAGCTTACTTGGA is part of the Trichoderma atroviride chromosome 1, complete sequence genome and encodes:
- a CDS encoding uncharacterized protein (EggNog:ENOG41), translated to MAAGSLPAPLPPRSWVTARSGATSRQGQLPRSTVNRCGLVDSTLPGTYLPASRSLIDIVLRRIAADWDIHREFNQYYLYDIPSHLKSALIRWIGIASPDGLSLDDLKLILIPPEIYEDGEGEDDGSEYHTAVNAEVNYLDLSGALGRSLSLKEVSELLYPSKKQEVLGEPQESWDESEVTPSPPRVLLPNLTHLSLAFDPQLASEASWKQLLAMSSKLTTITHLSLAYWPDPCLTPRARLSTVTTPQGQSVAYGGTSYYSHSIDHDWSEALLVLRLLSKNLYALEFLDLTGCAPWFKALMLHSEHDFVDWVGSWGKVTLLRIYTGWTPGEDALPSEWIAYREALEVAANVERHIRTARAGKGRIITVERNRLDQ